In one window of Streptomyces roseofulvus DNA:
- a CDS encoding response regulator transcription factor, with translation MPRVLLIEDDPSVREGVELGLRRRGHEVRTAATGEAGLAALGEFRPDLLLLDLMLPGMNGVQVCNRVRENSQLPIIMLTARGDDFDVVIGLEAGADDYIVKPARTEVIEARIRAVLRRIEEPGGGRPAVEHHGALAVDRVGLTVAKNGERLALAPSELKLLLHLTAAPEQVFSRQQLLEHVWEHNYHGDARLVDACVRRLRAKIEDTPGDPRYIQTLRGFGYRFGPL, from the coding sequence ATGCCTCGCGTGCTCCTCATCGAAGACGACCCCTCGGTCCGCGAAGGCGTCGAGCTCGGGCTCCGGCGCCGCGGGCACGAGGTCCGCACGGCCGCCACCGGGGAGGCCGGGCTCGCCGCCCTCGGCGAGTTCCGCCCCGACCTGCTGCTGCTCGACCTCATGCTGCCCGGCATGAACGGCGTGCAGGTCTGCAACCGGGTCCGCGAGAACAGCCAGCTCCCGATCATCATGCTCACCGCCCGCGGCGACGACTTCGACGTCGTCATCGGCCTGGAGGCGGGCGCCGACGACTACATCGTCAAACCCGCCCGCACCGAGGTCATCGAGGCCCGCATCCGGGCCGTGCTGCGCCGCATCGAGGAGCCCGGCGGCGGCCGCCCCGCCGTCGAGCACCACGGCGCCCTCGCCGTCGACCGGGTCGGCCTCACCGTCGCCAAGAACGGCGAACGGCTCGCCCTCGCCCCCTCCGAGCTCAAGCTGCTGCTCCACCTCACCGCCGCCCCCGAGCAGGTCTTCAGCCGCCAGCAGCTCCTGGAGCACGTCTGGGAGCACAACTACCACGGGGACGCGCGGCTGGTGGACGCCTGTGTGCGACGCCTCCGCGCCAAGATCGAGGACACCCCCGGCGACCCCCGCTACATCCAGACCCTGCGGGGCTTCGGCTACCGCTTCGGCCCGCTGTGA
- the murJ gene encoding murein biosynthesis integral membrane protein MurJ gives MTTTLTAGPTGPEAPEKKPSALRSGAVMAAGSIVSRATGFVRAAVVAAALGAGLAADGYAVGNSVPTIVYMLLLGGALNAVFVPELVKAAKEHEDGGAAYTDRLLTLCALALTVLTAGAVLAAPALVDAYTDYEGGQRDLTIAFTRACLPQILFLGLFTLLGQVLNARGRFGAMMWTPVLNNVVVVAVFGLFLAVSDGGELTAGETALLGWGTTAGIAAQALALLPSLRAARFRFRPRFDWRGSGLTAPLRAAGWLVLLVLTNQAAYWVTTWVATSAGTDADTGGAGLAAYNNAYLLWAVPHGIVTVSLVTALMPRMSGAAADGDLAAVRRDVGYAQRTTAAAVVPAACALLALAVPLMSLVFGYGATDAADVRAMAWTLTALAPGLVALSGQYVCTRAFYALRDTRTPFLLNLVIAGLNALLSLAAYHWLPTRWIVTGMAAGYSLALWAGWALTAHVLRRRLPAADGEDGRGLGRLLIAAVPAAGYGLFVADGTAPAGAVVSALAGAVTVLGAFAALARPLRLTEVSALLTGAAARLTRRA, from the coding sequence ATGACGACCACGCTCACCGCAGGCCCGACCGGTCCCGAAGCACCGGAGAAGAAGCCGTCCGCGCTGCGCAGCGGCGCCGTCATGGCGGCCGGCTCGATCGTCTCCCGGGCCACCGGCTTCGTCCGCGCCGCCGTCGTCGCCGCCGCCCTCGGCGCGGGCCTGGCCGCCGACGGCTACGCGGTGGGCAACTCCGTCCCCACCATCGTCTACATGCTCCTCCTCGGCGGCGCCCTCAACGCCGTCTTCGTCCCCGAACTGGTCAAGGCCGCCAAGGAGCACGAGGACGGCGGCGCCGCCTACACCGACCGCCTCCTCACCCTCTGCGCCCTCGCCCTCACCGTCCTCACGGCCGGTGCGGTCCTCGCCGCGCCCGCCCTCGTCGACGCGTACACCGACTACGAGGGCGGCCAGCGGGACCTCACGATCGCGTTCACGCGCGCGTGCCTCCCGCAGATCCTCTTCCTCGGCCTCTTCACCCTCCTCGGGCAGGTCCTCAACGCCCGCGGCCGGTTCGGCGCCATGATGTGGACGCCGGTCCTCAACAACGTCGTGGTCGTCGCCGTCTTCGGCCTCTTCCTCGCCGTGAGCGACGGCGGCGAGCTCACCGCCGGCGAGACCGCGCTCCTCGGCTGGGGCACCACCGCCGGCATCGCCGCCCAGGCCCTCGCCCTGCTGCCCTCGCTGCGCGCCGCCCGCTTCCGCTTCCGGCCCCGCTTCGACTGGCGCGGCAGCGGCCTCACCGCCCCGCTGCGCGCCGCCGGCTGGCTCGTCCTGCTCGTCCTCACCAACCAGGCCGCCTACTGGGTCACCACCTGGGTCGCCACCTCCGCCGGCACGGACGCGGACACCGGCGGCGCCGGCCTCGCCGCGTACAACAACGCCTACCTGCTGTGGGCCGTCCCGCACGGCATCGTCACCGTCTCCCTGGTCACCGCCCTCATGCCGCGCATGAGCGGCGCCGCCGCCGACGGCGACCTCGCCGCCGTCCGCCGCGACGTCGGCTACGCCCAGCGCACCACCGCGGCCGCCGTCGTCCCCGCCGCCTGCGCCCTCCTCGCCCTCGCCGTCCCGCTGATGTCGCTGGTCTTCGGGTACGGCGCGACCGACGCCGCCGACGTCCGCGCCATGGCCTGGACCCTGACGGCCCTCGCCCCCGGCCTCGTCGCCCTCTCCGGCCAGTACGTCTGCACCCGCGCCTTCTACGCGCTCCGCGACACCCGCACCCCCTTCCTGCTCAACCTGGTGATCGCCGGCCTCAACGCGCTGCTCTCCCTCGCCGCGTACCACTGGCTGCCCACCCGCTGGATCGTCACCGGCATGGCCGCCGGCTACTCGCTCGCCCTCTGGGCGGGCTGGGCACTCACCGCCCACGTCCTCCGGCGCCGCCTGCCCGCCGCCGACGGCGAGGACGGCAGGGGCCTCGGCCGGCTGCTGATCGCCGCCGTCCCCGCCGCCGGCTACGGCCTCTTCGTCGCCGACGGAACCGCCCCCGCCGGCGCCGTCGTCTCCGCTCTCGCCGGCGCGGTCACCGTCCTCGGCGCCTTCGCCGCCCTCGCCCGGCCGCTGCGCCTCACCGAGGTCTCCGCCCTCCTCACCGGCGCCGCGGCCCGGCTCACCCGCCGGGCCTGA
- a CDS encoding lipid II:glycine glycyltransferase FemX — MSALLVTPAPAKRRPAAAPPAGPVRLGPVTPEVYRAFLASRATGPDGPSFLQLPAWAQVKDGWSHQLLGWGTESGELTGVALVLLRAFPGTRKHFAYLPEGPVADWADPGLDRWLDPLLAHLKASGAFAVRIGPGPAHRRWTAATVKAATGPGRRLGDVLADEVDPLGTAVAERLRARGWKRCGGDSEDGADAQPRHVFQVPLTGRTPDDLWSGLNQEWRRNVRKARKSGVEITVGSAADLPEFHRLLRITEERDGFRLGRSLAYYERQYAVLNAEHPGRMKLYLARHEGEILAAHTMITVGRRVWYQTGASADHRREVRPSNALQWRMLLDAHALGADVYDLRGVPSTLDPDDRGHGLLRWKLGTGGQVVETLGEWETPMHGTTNQALYRAFQAYLARR; from the coding sequence GTGTCAGCGCTGCTCGTGACGCCCGCACCCGCGAAGCGCCGCCCCGCCGCCGCGCCGCCCGCAGGCCCGGTCCGGCTCGGACCCGTGACCCCCGAGGTGTACCGCGCCTTCCTCGCGTCCCGCGCCACGGGACCGGACGGCCCCAGCTTCCTCCAGCTCCCCGCCTGGGCCCAGGTGAAGGACGGCTGGAGCCACCAACTCCTCGGCTGGGGAACCGAGTCGGGGGAACTGACCGGCGTCGCCCTGGTCCTGCTGCGCGCCTTCCCCGGCACCCGCAAGCACTTCGCCTACCTCCCCGAGGGGCCGGTCGCCGACTGGGCCGACCCCGGCCTCGACCGCTGGCTCGACCCGCTCCTCGCCCACCTCAAGGCCTCCGGCGCCTTCGCCGTACGCATCGGGCCCGGGCCCGCCCACCGCCGCTGGACCGCCGCCACCGTCAAGGCCGCCACCGGGCCCGGCCGCCGGCTCGGCGACGTCCTCGCCGACGAGGTCGACCCGCTCGGCACCGCCGTCGCCGAACGGCTCCGCGCCCGCGGCTGGAAGCGCTGCGGCGGCGACTCCGAGGACGGCGCCGACGCCCAGCCCCGCCACGTCTTCCAGGTCCCGCTCACCGGCCGCACCCCCGACGACCTGTGGTCCGGACTCAACCAGGAGTGGCGGCGCAACGTCCGCAAGGCCCGCAAGTCCGGCGTCGAGATCACCGTCGGCTCCGCCGCCGACCTGCCCGAGTTCCACCGCCTCCTGAGGATCACCGAGGAACGCGACGGCTTCCGGCTCGGCCGCTCCCTCGCCTACTACGAGCGCCAGTACGCCGTCCTCAACGCCGAACACCCCGGCCGGATGAAGCTCTACCTCGCCCGCCACGAGGGCGAGATCCTCGCCGCCCACACCATGATCACCGTCGGCCGTCGGGTCTGGTACCAGACCGGTGCCTCCGCCGACCACCGCCGCGAGGTCCGCCCCTCCAACGCCCTCCAGTGGCGGATGCTGCTCGACGCCCACGCCCTCGGGGCCGATGTCTACGACCTGCGCGGGGTACCCTCCACCCTCGATCCGGACGACCGCGGCCACGGGCTGCTGCGCTGGAAGCTCGGCACGGGCGGACAGGTCGTCGAGACGCTGGGGGAGTGGGAGACACCGATGCACGGCACGACCAACCAGGCGCTGTACCGCGCCTTCCAGGCCTACCTGGCCCGCCGATGA
- a CDS encoding L,D-transpeptidase, whose amino-acid sequence MPPIRTSRPALAAVALAVSLTACTAQAASGPGSSADPAKGAAQDGPPAKVTVVDPAAGKPVTVTAAGGTFSSVTVTDADGGRLDGRPAAGGERWTSARKAVPGASYTVVAVTRTPGGKETTTRSTFTTEAADRVNKLTLAPGKNTTVGVGQPLSIVFDRPVTRKADVERQLKVTTSNGTEGSWGWVTDYSGRDRVDWRPREYWKPGTKVTLEADLNGTDSGDGWFVRDYRTGFTIGAAQVVKVDLDAKRLSLVKDGRTVRTIPVSGGTPGGDKRSWRGTAVLMAKEGTIRMNSETVGLGDAYDKMVDYSMRLTWSGMYAHAAPWNAGNFGVANRSSGCIGMSTEDAKSFYASVHVGDPFEIRGGDTKGVVAEGNGYGAWNLSWADWKAKSALG is encoded by the coding sequence GTGCCGCCGATACGCACGTCCCGGCCCGCTCTCGCCGCCGTCGCCCTGGCCGTCTCCCTCACCGCGTGTACGGCCCAGGCCGCGAGCGGTCCCGGCTCCTCGGCCGATCCGGCGAAGGGCGCCGCGCAGGACGGGCCGCCCGCGAAGGTGACCGTCGTCGACCCGGCCGCCGGGAAGCCGGTGACGGTGACGGCGGCGGGCGGGACGTTCTCGTCGGTGACGGTCACGGACGCGGACGGCGGGCGGCTCGACGGCCGGCCCGCCGCGGGCGGGGAGCGCTGGACCTCGGCGCGCAAGGCGGTGCCGGGCGCCTCGTACACGGTCGTGGCCGTGACCCGTACCCCCGGCGGGAAGGAGACCACGACCCGGTCGACCTTCACGACGGAGGCGGCGGACCGGGTGAACAAGCTGACGCTGGCGCCGGGGAAGAACACCACGGTCGGCGTCGGGCAGCCGCTGTCGATCGTCTTCGACCGGCCGGTGACGCGGAAGGCCGACGTGGAGCGGCAGTTGAAGGTCACCACCTCGAACGGCACCGAGGGGTCGTGGGGCTGGGTGACCGACTACTCGGGCCGGGACCGGGTGGACTGGCGGCCCCGGGAGTACTGGAAGCCGGGGACGAAGGTCACGCTGGAGGCGGACCTGAACGGCACGGACTCGGGCGACGGCTGGTTCGTGCGCGACTACCGGACCGGGTTCACCATCGGCGCGGCGCAGGTCGTGAAGGTGGACCTGGACGCGAAGCGGCTGAGCCTGGTGAAGGACGGCCGGACGGTCCGTACGATCCCCGTCTCCGGCGGCACCCCCGGCGGCGACAAGCGGTCCTGGCGGGGCACGGCCGTCCTGATGGCGAAGGAGGGCACGATCCGGATGAACTCCGAGACGGTCGGGCTCGGGGACGCCTACGACAAGATGGTCGACTACTCGATGCGGCTGACCTGGTCGGGGATGTACGCGCACGCGGCACCGTGGAACGCGGGGAACTTCGGGGTCGCCAACCGCAGCTCCGGCTGCATCGGCATGAGCACCGAAGACGCGAAGTCCTTCTACGCGAGCGTCCACGTCGGGGACCCGTTCGAGATCCGCGGCGGGGACACGAAGGGCGTGGTCGCGGAGGGGAACGGGTACGGGGCGTGGAACCTGTCCTGGGCGGACTGGAAGGCGAAGAGCGCGCTGGGCTGA
- a CDS encoding pirin family protein — translation MIRIQRAGDRYPGGDPEAGVETRHALSFGPYYDPDNLRFGPLLAVNEERLAPGAGFDEHPHSHTEIVTWVVEGELTHRDTAGHETRVRPGDLQHLSAAAGVRHVERNAGDTPLTFVQMWLAPRETGGEPAYTLVPALPDTYALPAADATLHVHRPSPGDEVPLPDADTLYVHVVRGAVRLAGETLTAGDAARITAERPPAVEAAEAAELLVWAFRG, via the coding sequence GTGATCCGCATCCAGCGCGCCGGCGACCGGTACCCGGGCGGCGACCCCGAGGCCGGCGTCGAGACCCGCCACGCCCTCTCCTTCGGGCCGTACTACGACCCCGACAACCTCCGCTTCGGCCCGCTCCTCGCCGTCAACGAGGAGCGGCTGGCCCCCGGCGCGGGCTTCGACGAGCACCCGCACTCCCACACGGAGATCGTGACGTGGGTGGTCGAGGGCGAGCTCACCCACCGCGACACGGCGGGCCACGAGACGCGGGTCCGCCCCGGCGACCTCCAGCACCTCAGCGCCGCGGCCGGCGTCCGCCACGTCGAGCGCAACGCGGGCGACACCCCGCTGACCTTCGTGCAGATGTGGCTGGCCCCGCGCGAGACCGGCGGGGAGCCCGCGTACACCCTGGTCCCGGCCCTCCCGGACACGTACGCCCTCCCGGCGGCGGACGCGACCCTCCACGTCCACCGCCCGTCACCGGGCGACGAGGTGCCCCTCCCCGACGCGGACACCCTCTACGTCCACGTGGTCAGGGGTGCGGTCCGGCTGGCCGGCGAGACCCTCACGGCGGGCGACGCCGCGCGGATCACGGCGGAGCGGCCCCCGGCCGTGGAGGCCGCGGAGGCCGCGGAGCTGCTGGTGTGGGCGTTCCGCGGCTGA
- the fasR gene encoding fatty acid biosynthesis transcriptional regulator FasR has translation MSEPTNAAHPHAATLKRLEQSSGRLAANAIARMDETLPWYRAMPPENRSWIGLVAQAGIAAFTEWFRHPETPQAISTDVFGTAPRELTRAITLRQTVEMVRTTIEVMEVAIEEVAAPGDESVLREALLVYAREIAFATAQVYAQAAEARGAWDARLESLVVNAVLSGEADEGAVSRAAALGWNSPDHVCVILGTAPDGDSELTVEAIRRAARHAKLQVLTGVLGDRLVVIAGGSDNPLAVAKALIGPYAAGPVVAGPVVPDLLAATRSAQAAAAGLKACTAWQDAPRPVLADDLLPERAIASDPSAREQLVEEIYRPLEEAGSALLETLSVYLEQASSLEGAARMLFVHPNTVRYRLRRVTDVTGWSPSDVRSAFTLRIALILGRLADADGQS, from the coding sequence GTGTCTGAACCCACGAACGCCGCTCATCCGCACGCCGCGACCCTGAAGCGCCTCGAACAGTCCTCCGGGCGGCTCGCCGCGAACGCCATCGCCCGCATGGACGAGACGCTGCCGTGGTACCGGGCGATGCCGCCCGAGAACCGCTCGTGGATCGGACTGGTCGCGCAGGCCGGCATCGCCGCGTTCACGGAGTGGTTCCGGCATCCGGAGACTCCGCAGGCGATCTCCACCGACGTCTTCGGCACGGCGCCGCGCGAGCTGACCCGGGCGATCACGCTCCGGCAGACCGTGGAGATGGTCCGGACGACGATCGAGGTCATGGAGGTCGCGATCGAGGAGGTCGCGGCGCCCGGCGACGAGTCGGTGCTGCGCGAGGCGCTGCTCGTGTACGCCCGGGAGATCGCCTTCGCGACCGCCCAGGTGTACGCGCAGGCGGCGGAGGCGCGCGGCGCCTGGGACGCGCGCCTGGAGTCGCTGGTGGTGAACGCGGTGCTGTCCGGCGAGGCCGACGAGGGCGCCGTGTCCCGGGCCGCCGCGCTCGGCTGGAACTCGCCGGACCACGTGTGCGTGATCCTCGGCACCGCCCCGGACGGGGACAGCGAACTGACCGTGGAGGCGATCCGGCGGGCGGCCCGGCACGCCAAGCTCCAGGTGCTCACCGGGGTGCTCGGCGACCGGCTGGTGGTCATCGCGGGCGGCTCCGACAATCCGCTGGCCGTGGCGAAGGCGCTGATCGGGCCGTACGCCGCGGGCCCGGTCGTGGCCGGTCCCGTGGTGCCGGACCTGCTCGCGGCGACCCGGTCCGCGCAGGCCGCCGCCGCCGGACTCAAGGCGTGCACGGCGTGGCAGGACGCGCCCCGGCCGGTCCTCGCGGACGATCTGCTTCCGGAGCGGGCGATCGCCTCGGACCCGTCGGCCCGCGAGCAGCTGGTGGAGGAGATCTACAGACCGCTGGAGGAAGCGGGCTCGGCGCTGCTGGAAACTCTGAGTGTCTACCTGGAGCAGGCCAGCAGTCTCGAAGGCGCGGCGAGGATGCTCTTCGTCCACCCGAACACCGTGCGCTACCGGCTTCGACGTGTGACCGACGTCACCGGCTGGTCACCCTCCGACGTCCGATCCGCGTTCACCCTGCGGATCGCCCTGATCCTCGGGCGCTTGGCCGACGCGGACGGCCAGTCCTAG
- a CDS encoding ACP S-malonyltransferase → MLVLVAPGQGAQTPGFLTPWLELPGTADRLAAWSDAIGLDLVHYGTKADADEIRDTAVAQPLLVAAGLLSAAALGDAAPGAVAGHSVGEFTAAAFAGVLDDTAALRLVRTRGLAMAEAAAIAPTGMSALLGGDPEVTVPHLEKLGLTPANVNGAGQIVAAGTLEQLAALEADKPEGVRRVVPLKVAGAFHTHHMAPAVATLEQAAQELSPADPTVPYVSNKDGRTVATGAEVLARLVGQVANPVRWDLCMETFQALGATALIEVCPGGTLTGIAKRALPGVATVALKTPDDLDAARTLVAEHTAV, encoded by the coding sequence GTGCTCGTACTCGTCGCTCCCGGCCAAGGCGCTCAGACGCCCGGCTTCCTGACTCCCTGGCTCGAACTGCCCGGCACCGCCGACCGCCTGGCGGCCTGGTCGGACGCCATCGGGCTCGACCTCGTCCACTACGGCACGAAGGCGGACGCGGACGAGATCCGTGACACCGCCGTGGCCCAGCCGCTGCTCGTCGCGGCCGGCCTGCTCTCCGCCGCCGCCCTCGGCGACGCAGCCCCCGGCGCCGTCGCCGGTCACAGCGTCGGCGAGTTCACCGCGGCCGCCTTCGCGGGCGTCCTCGACGACACCGCCGCCCTCCGTCTCGTGCGGACCCGGGGTCTGGCGATGGCCGAGGCCGCCGCGATCGCCCCGACCGGCATGTCGGCGCTGCTCGGCGGCGACCCCGAGGTGACCGTCCCGCACCTGGAGAAGCTCGGCCTGACCCCGGCCAACGTGAACGGCGCGGGCCAGATCGTGGCCGCCGGCACGCTGGAGCAGCTGGCCGCCCTGGAGGCGGACAAGCCCGAGGGCGTCCGCCGGGTCGTCCCGCTCAAGGTGGCCGGCGCCTTCCACACGCACCACATGGCCCCCGCGGTCGCCACCCTGGAGCAGGCCGCCCAGGAGCTGTCCCCGGCCGACCCGACCGTGCCGTACGTCTCCAACAAGGACGGGCGGACCGTCGCCACCGGCGCCGAGGTCCTCGCGCGCCTGGTCGGCCAGGTCGCCAACCCGGTCCGCTGGGACCTGTGCATGGAGACCTTCCAGGCGCTCGGCGCGACCGCGCTGATCGAGGTCTGCCCCGGCGGCACCCTGACCGGCATCGCCAAGCGCGCGCTGCCGGGCGTGGCCACCGTGGCCCTCAAGACTCCCGACGACCTGGACGCGGCCCGTACGCTCGTCGCCGAGCACACGGCCGTCTGA
- a CDS encoding ketoacyl-ACP synthase III — protein MSKIKPSKGAPYARILGVGGYRPARVVPNEVILEKIDSSDEWIRSRSGIATRHWASPEETVTAMSVEASGKAIAAAGITPEQIGAVVVSTVSHFKQTPAVATEIADKIGAGKPAAFDISAGCAGFGYGLTLAKGMIVEGSAEYVLVIGVERLSDLTDLEDRATAFLFGDGAGAVVVGPSDVPHIGPTVWGSEGDKSETIKQTVPWNEYQLGDVSKLPLNEAGEIKFPAITQEGQAVFRWAVFEMAKVAQQALDAAGISADDLDVFIPHQANMRIIDSMVKTLKLPEHVTVARDVETTGNTSAASIPLAMERLLATGQAKSGDTALVIGFGAGLVFAATVVTLP, from the coding sequence ATGTCGAAGATCAAGCCCAGCAAGGGCGCCCCGTACGCACGGATCCTGGGCGTCGGCGGCTACCGCCCGGCGCGGGTCGTGCCCAACGAGGTGATCCTCGAGAAGATCGACTCGTCCGACGAGTGGATCCGTTCGCGCTCGGGCATCGCCACCCGTCACTGGGCGTCCCCCGAGGAGACCGTCACCGCCATGTCGGTGGAGGCGTCGGGCAAGGCGATCGCCGCGGCCGGGATCACCCCGGAGCAGATCGGCGCCGTCGTCGTCTCCACCGTCTCGCACTTCAAGCAGACCCCGGCCGTCGCCACCGAGATCGCCGACAAGATCGGCGCCGGGAAGCCGGCCGCGTTCGACATCTCCGCCGGCTGCGCGGGCTTCGGCTACGGCCTGACGCTCGCCAAGGGCATGATCGTCGAGGGCTCGGCGGAGTATGTCCTCGTCATCGGCGTGGAGCGGCTCAGCGACCTGACCGACCTGGAGGACCGCGCGACGGCCTTCCTCTTCGGCGACGGCGCCGGCGCGGTCGTGGTCGGCCCCTCCGACGTGCCGCACATCGGCCCCACCGTCTGGGGTTCCGAGGGCGACAAGTCGGAGACGATCAAGCAGACCGTGCCGTGGAACGAGTACCAGCTGGGCGACGTCTCGAAGCTGCCGCTCAACGAGGCCGGCGAGATCAAGTTCCCCGCCATCACGCAGGAGGGCCAGGCGGTGTTCCGCTGGGCCGTCTTCGAGATGGCGAAGGTCGCCCAGCAGGCGCTCGACGCCGCCGGCATCTCGGCGGACGACCTGGACGTCTTCATCCCGCACCAGGCCAACATGCGGATCATCGACTCGATGGTGAAGACCCTGAAGCTGCCGGAGCACGTCACGGTCGCCCGTGACGTCGAGACCACCGGCAACACCTCGGCCGCCTCGATCCCGCTCGCGATGGAGCGGCTCCTGGCGACCGGACAGGCGAAGAGCGGCGACACCGCGCTCGTCATCGGCTTCGGGGCGGGTCTCGTGTTCGCCGCGACGGTCGTTACTCTCCCCTAG
- a CDS encoding acyl carrier protein yields the protein MAFTQEELVEGLAEIVNEIAGIPVEDVQLEKSFTDDLDVDSLSMVEVVVAAEERFDVKIPDEDVKNLKTVGDAVSYIQSHQDGGISKG from the coding sequence ATGGCCTTCACCCAGGAAGAGCTCGTCGAAGGTCTCGCGGAGATCGTGAACGAGATCGCCGGCATCCCGGTCGAGGACGTCCAGCTGGAGAAGTCCTTCACCGACGACCTGGACGTCGACTCCCTGTCCATGGTCGAGGTCGTCGTCGCCGCCGAGGAGCGCTTCGACGTCAAGATCCCCGACGAGGACGTCAAGAACCTCAAGACCGTGGGCGACGCCGTCTCCTACATCCAGTCCCACCAGGACGGCGGGATCTCGAAGGGCTGA
- the fabF gene encoding beta-ketoacyl-ACP synthase II — translation MSSTNRTVVVTGIGATTPLGGDSASTWEGLLAGRSGVKPLEGERFADLPVQIAASAAVDPGDVLPRPLARKLDRSAQFALIAAREAWADAGYTAPAGEDEAIAPERLGAVIASGIGGVTTLLDQYDVLKEKGVRRVSPHTVPMLMPNSPSANVGLEVNARAGVHTPVSACASGAEAIGYAIEMIRSGRADVVVAGGTEAAIHPLPIAAFANMMAMSKNNDEPTKASRPYDTARDGFVLGEGAGVVILESEEHAKARGAKIYCEALGQGLSADSHHIAQPEPSGRGIAAALRHLLDTTDLKPSEVVHLNAHATSTPQGDVAEIKALRQVFGDDLDHVAVSATKSMTGHLLGGAGGIETVATVLALHHRTAPPTINVDDLDPEVEADIVRGEPRPLPEGTIAAVNNSFGFGGHNVVLAFRTV, via the coding sequence GTGAGCTCGACCAATCGCACCGTGGTCGTCACCGGTATCGGCGCAACCACACCGCTGGGTGGCGACTCCGCATCGACCTGGGAAGGTCTTCTTGCGGGACGCTCCGGCGTCAAGCCCCTGGAGGGCGAGCGCTTCGCCGACCTGCCCGTCCAGATCGCCGCGTCCGCCGCGGTGGACCCGGGCGACGTGCTGCCCCGCCCGCTCGCGCGCAAGCTGGACCGCTCGGCGCAGTTCGCGCTGATCGCGGCCCGCGAGGCGTGGGCCGACGCGGGCTACACCGCCCCGGCCGGCGAGGACGAGGCCATCGCGCCCGAGCGGCTCGGTGCCGTCATCGCCTCCGGCATCGGCGGTGTCACCACGCTGCTCGACCAGTACGACGTGCTGAAGGAGAAGGGCGTCCGCCGCGTCTCCCCGCACACCGTTCCCATGCTGATGCCGAACAGCCCCTCCGCCAACGTGGGTCTGGAGGTGAACGCCCGCGCCGGCGTCCACACCCCGGTCTCCGCCTGCGCGTCGGGCGCCGAGGCGATCGGCTACGCCATCGAGATGATCCGCAGCGGCCGTGCCGACGTGGTCGTCGCCGGTGGCACCGAGGCCGCGATCCACCCGCTGCCGATCGCCGCCTTCGCCAACATGATGGCGATGTCCAAGAACAACGACGAGCCGACGAAGGCCTCGCGCCCCTACGACACCGCGCGCGACGGCTTCGTGCTCGGCGAGGGCGCCGGCGTCGTGATCCTGGAGTCCGAGGAGCACGCCAAGGCCCGCGGCGCGAAGATCTACTGCGAGGCGCTCGGCCAGGGCCTGTCGGCCGACAGCCACCACATCGCGCAGCCCGAGCCGTCCGGCCGGGGCATCGCCGCGGCGCTCCGGCACCTGCTGGACACCACGGACCTGAAGCCGTCCGAGGTCGTGCACCTCAACGCGCACGCCACGTCGACCCCGCAGGGCGACGTCGCCGAGATCAAGGCGCTGCGGCAGGTCTTCGGTGACGACCTCGACCACGTCGCGGTCTCCGCGACCAAGTCGATGACCGGTCACCTGCTCGGCGGCGCCGGCGGCATCGAGACCGTCGCGACGGTCCTGGCGCTCCACCACCGCACGGCCCCGCCGACCATCAACGTGGACGACCTGGACCCCGAGGTCGAGGCCGACATCGTCCGCGGCGAGCCCCGCCCCCTCCCCGAGGGCACGATCGCCGCGGTGAACAACTCCTTCGGCTTCGGCGGCCACAACGTGGTCCTGGCCTTCCGGACCGTCTGA